The Kitasatospora paranensis genome has a window encoding:
- a CDS encoding DUF4232 domain-containing protein → MIPIGKRTLALGAVATLLAVGGAVGTAQVGQAASATPTCQAGDLYLSVGQPQGAAGSFLYPVEFTNTSTHSCALRGYPGVSVLTVGHGMIGTPAARNGVPVTTVVLGPDRTATATVRTNDPGVVPTCRATSAYLGVFPPGSRQQLLVPYHLRVCGAFDVSPVQPS, encoded by the coding sequence ATGATTCCCATCGGCAAGCGCACCCTGGCGCTCGGCGCCGTGGCCACCCTCCTCGCCGTCGGCGGGGCGGTCGGCACGGCCCAGGTCGGCCAGGCCGCGTCCGCGACTCCCACCTGCCAGGCCGGCGATCTCTACCTCTCCGTCGGGCAGCCGCAGGGAGCCGCCGGATCCTTCCTCTACCCGGTGGAGTTCACCAACACCTCCACCCACTCCTGCGCGCTGCGCGGCTACCCCGGTGTCTCCGTCCTCACCGTAGGGCACGGCATGATCGGCACCCCGGCCGCGCGCAACGGCGTACCGGTGACCACCGTGGTCCTCGGACCCGACCGCACCGCCACCGCCACCGTCCGCACCAACGATCCCGGCGTCGTGCCGACCTGCCGCGCGACGTCCGCCTATCTCGGCGTCTTCCCGCCGGGCAGCCGCCAGCAGCTGCTCGTCCCGTACCACCTGCGGGTCTGCGGGGCGTTCGACGTCAGCCCCGTGCAGCCCTCGTAG
- a CDS encoding ABC-F family ATP-binding cassette domain-containing protein — translation MSATLVVKDLAAGHGERTLFAGLDLVVAPGDVIGLVGVNGAGKSTLLRLMAGLDTPEGGSLQLSPPTANVGHLPQEPERRPGESVRDFLARRTGVAAAQAALDEATEGLVEGRPGADDAYAVNLDRWLDLGGADLEERAEEVAASLGLAVSLDLPMTALSGGQAARAGLASLLLSRYDVFLLDEPTNDLDLDGLDRLESFVKGLRAGTVLISHDREFLARTVTRVVELDLHQQQVNVYGGGYEAYLEERAVARRHAREQYDEYADTKAGLEARAQMQRNWMEHGVRNARRKGSDNDKKARATRAESTEKQASKARQTQRMIERLDVVEEPRKEWELRMEIAAAPRSGAVVATLRGAAAQRGGFAFGPVDLQIDWADRVAITGANGAGKSTLLAALLGRLELSGGSAVLGSGVVVGEVDQARGLFLGDEPLADAFAAAVPALTDEEVRTLLAKFGLKSVHVMRPAGTLSPGERTRAALALLQARGVNLLVLDEPTNHLDLPAIEQLESALASYTGTLLLVTHDRRMLESVTVNRRLVVDGGTVKES, via the coding sequence ATGAGCGCCACTCTCGTAGTCAAGGACCTTGCCGCCGGCCACGGCGAGCGCACCCTCTTCGCCGGTCTGGACCTGGTGGTCGCACCGGGTGACGTGATCGGCCTGGTCGGGGTGAACGGGGCAGGCAAGTCCACCCTGCTGCGGCTGATGGCCGGGCTGGACACCCCGGAGGGCGGCTCGCTGCAGCTCAGCCCGCCCACCGCCAACGTCGGCCACCTGCCGCAGGAGCCTGAGCGGCGCCCCGGCGAGTCGGTCCGCGACTTCCTGGCCCGCCGCACCGGTGTGGCGGCGGCCCAGGCCGCGCTGGACGAGGCCACCGAGGGCCTGGTGGAGGGCCGGCCGGGCGCCGACGACGCGTACGCGGTGAACCTGGACCGCTGGCTGGACCTGGGCGGCGCCGACCTGGAGGAGCGGGCCGAGGAGGTGGCCGCCTCGCTCGGCCTCGCGGTCTCGCTCGACCTGCCGATGACCGCGCTCTCGGGCGGCCAGGCGGCCCGCGCGGGCCTGGCCTCGCTGCTGCTGTCGCGCTACGACGTGTTCCTGCTGGACGAGCCGACCAACGACCTCGACCTGGACGGCCTCGACCGGCTGGAGTCCTTCGTCAAGGGGCTGCGCGCCGGCACCGTGCTGATCAGCCACGACCGCGAGTTCCTGGCCCGGACGGTGACCAGGGTGGTGGAGCTGGACCTGCACCAGCAGCAGGTCAACGTGTACGGCGGCGGCTACGAGGCGTACCTGGAGGAGCGGGCGGTGGCCCGGCGGCACGCCCGCGAGCAGTACGACGAGTACGCCGACACCAAGGCGGGCCTTGAGGCCCGTGCACAGATGCAGCGCAACTGGATGGAGCACGGCGTCCGCAACGCCCGCCGCAAGGGCAGCGACAACGACAAGAAGGCCCGCGCGACGCGCGCCGAGTCCACCGAGAAGCAGGCCTCCAAGGCCCGGCAGACGCAGCGGATGATCGAGCGCCTGGACGTGGTGGAGGAGCCGCGCAAGGAGTGGGAACTGCGGATGGAGATCGCGGCGGCGCCGCGCTCCGGCGCGGTGGTGGCGACGCTGCGCGGTGCCGCCGCGCAGCGCGGCGGCTTCGCCTTCGGCCCGGTCGACCTCCAGATCGACTGGGCGGACCGGGTCGCGATCACCGGGGCCAACGGCGCCGGCAAGTCGACGCTGCTGGCGGCGCTCCTCGGCCGGCTCGAACTGTCAGGCGGCAGCGCGGTGCTGGGCTCCGGCGTGGTGGTCGGCGAGGTCGACCAGGCACGCGGCCTGTTCCTGGGGGACGAGCCGCTCGCGGACGCCTTCGCGGCGGCCGTGCCCGCGCTGACCGACGAGGAGGTCCGCACCCTGCTGGCCAAGTTCGGCCTGAAGTCCGTCCATGTGATGCGCCCGGCCGGCACCCTCTCCCCCGGTGAGCGGACGCGCGCCGCGCTCGCCCTGCTGCAGGCCCGCGGCGTGAACCTGCTGGTGCTGGACGAGCCCACCAACCACCTGGACCTCCCCGCGATCGAGCAGCTGGAGTCCGCGCTGGCCTCGTACACCGGGACGCTGCTGCTGGTCACGCACGACCGGCGGATGCTGGAGTCGGTGACGGTCAACCGTCGGCTGGTGGTCGACGGCGGCACGGTCAAGGAGAGTTGA
- a CDS encoding GNAT family N-acetyltransferase — protein MHATGLNEAVRTDLEHLRPWMPWAKEEPSLERSIEMSRAGEEVWDAGTDFMYVLTAPDGSDAVIGAFGLHSRIGPGALEIGYWVAQAHNGRGLATEGARALTAAALGLPGVDRVEIHCDEANLASASVPRKLGYRLDRIDDSPVTAPSETGRKMVWITTG, from the coding sequence ATGCACGCCACCGGGCTCAACGAGGCGGTCCGCACGGACCTGGAACACCTCCGCCCGTGGATGCCGTGGGCCAAGGAGGAGCCCAGCCTGGAGCGCAGCATCGAGATGTCCCGGGCCGGCGAGGAGGTCTGGGACGCCGGCACCGACTTCATGTACGTGCTCACCGCGCCGGACGGCAGCGACGCGGTGATCGGCGCGTTCGGCCTGCACAGCCGGATCGGTCCGGGCGCCCTGGAGATCGGCTACTGGGTGGCGCAGGCGCACAACGGCCGCGGCCTGGCCACCGAGGGCGCCCGGGCGTTGACCGCGGCGGCGCTCGGCCTGCCCGGCGTGGACCGGGTGGAGATCCACTGCGACGAGGCCAACCTGGCCAGTGCGTCCGTGCCGCGCAAGCTCGGTTACCGGCTGGACCGGATCGACGACTCGCCGGTCACCGCGCCGTCCGAGACCGGCCGCAAGATGGTCTGGATCACCACCGGTTGA
- a CDS encoding aldo/keto reductase: MRTTTLGDGGPEIGVVGLGCMGMTWAYDPKGRDDGTSAAVLRSALDLGVTLIDTADVYGPYSNEELVGRALAGGHRERAVLATKVGLVSPGADGARVGNDGRPEHVRRSIEASLRRLGTDHVDLYQLHRVDPGVPIEETWGAMAEAVTAGMARRIGLSEVTVEEIRRAQAVHPVASVQSELSLWTRDVLAEVLPYTEQQGIAFLPFSPLGRGFLAGRFASSADLPADDMRAALPRFQAEALAANLAIVERVRAVGERIGATAAQVALAWVIAQGRLVVPIPGTKTPAYLADNAAAAGVQLSAADLAELDALPAPTGGRY, from the coding sequence ATGCGCACCACCACGCTCGGTGACGGCGGCCCGGAGATCGGCGTCGTCGGCCTCGGCTGCATGGGGATGACCTGGGCGTACGACCCGAAGGGGCGCGACGACGGCACGTCCGCGGCGGTGCTGCGCTCGGCGCTGGATCTCGGGGTGACCCTGATCGACACGGCCGACGTCTACGGGCCCTACAGCAACGAGGAGTTGGTCGGCCGGGCGCTGGCCGGCGGCCACCGCGAACGGGCGGTGCTGGCGACCAAGGTGGGCCTGGTCTCGCCGGGTGCCGACGGTGCCAGGGTCGGCAACGACGGGCGGCCCGAGCATGTGCGGCGGTCGATCGAGGCGAGCCTGCGCCGCCTCGGCACCGACCACGTCGACCTGTACCAGCTCCACCGGGTCGACCCGGGGGTGCCGATCGAGGAGACCTGGGGCGCGATGGCCGAGGCGGTCACCGCGGGCATGGCGCGGCGGATCGGCCTCTCGGAGGTGACGGTCGAGGAGATCCGGCGGGCGCAGGCCGTCCACCCGGTGGCCTCGGTGCAGTCCGAACTGTCGCTCTGGACCAGGGACGTGCTGGCCGAGGTGCTGCCGTACACCGAGCAGCAGGGCATCGCGTTCCTGCCGTTCTCACCACTCGGACGGGGCTTCCTGGCGGGCCGATTCGCATCGTCGGCCGACCTGCCGGCGGACGACATGCGGGCCGCGCTGCCGCGGTTCCAGGCCGAGGCGCTGGCGGCCAACCTGGCGATCGTGGAGCGGGTCCGGGCGGTCGGCGAGCGGATCGGGGCCACGGCGGCCCAGGTGGCGCTGGCCTGGGTGATCGCCCAGGGCCGCCTGGTGGTGCCCATCCCCGGCACGAAGACGCCCGCCTACCTGGCGGACAACGCGGCAGCGGCCGGCGTGCAGCTCTCCGCGGCCGATCTCGCGGAACTCGACGCGCTGCCCGCACCGACGGGCGGCCGGTACTGA
- a CDS encoding MerR family transcriptional regulator: MSTTHLTPAQTVERSGFSLDTLRYYERIGLLGEVQRSHGGQRRFSPEDVEWLGVLRCLRDTGMPIAGMLRFAALVRGGDGTVAERLDLLQGHDTRVEEQIAALRGQQARIREKIDHYRTALAGRPVVGSAT; encoded by the coding sequence ATGTCGACCACGCATCTGACGCCCGCACAGACCGTCGAGCGGTCCGGGTTCAGTCTGGACACCCTCCGCTACTACGAGCGGATCGGACTGCTCGGCGAGGTGCAGCGCTCGCACGGCGGACAGCGCCGGTTCAGCCCGGAGGACGTCGAGTGGCTGGGGGTCCTGCGCTGCCTGCGCGACACCGGGATGCCGATCGCCGGGATGCTCCGGTTCGCCGCACTCGTCCGGGGCGGCGACGGCACGGTCGCGGAGCGCCTGGACCTGCTCCAGGGCCATGACACCCGGGTGGAGGAGCAGATCGCGGCCCTGCGCGGGCAGCAGGCGCGGATCCGCGAGAAGATCGACCACTACCGCACCGCCCTGGCCGGCCGGCCCGTCGTCGGATCGGCGACTTGA
- a CDS encoding carbohydrate binding domain-containing protein → MPRPLHRRAAGRRARLLSLAAAAVLAGGTLATLAGGADAAATNLLANPGLESGALSPWTCSAGTGSVVNSGAHSGTYALRGAASNSDTAQCSQTVAVQPNTTYSLSAWVQGQYVYLGATGSGVTDPATWTPGGSSWQQLSTGFTTGAATTSVTVYLHGWYGLGAYLADDVVLSGPGGTTSPSPTASTSPSPSPTTSASPTATASPTGTQTPPNVAVPVAPYVDMGAWPTPSLGAMTGAGNLKSVTLAFITSVGCKASWFNAYDPRTGWAKDQIDAVRAAGGDVKLSFGGASGTELAQACSTVDSLFAEYDAVVKAYNLTYVDFDIEGAAVPDTAANTRRSAALARLQQAHPGLKVSFTLPVLPEGLTSDGLAVVQSARDAGVAVDLVNVMAMDYNRPSTDYGTDAVQAAQSTHDQLKGLYPARTDAQLWAMTGVTPMLGENDDHGIYNQADAQQLVAFAQQHHLGMISFWELGRDANACTGALYKCTNVAQSPYEFSKIFAQYKG, encoded by the coding sequence ATGCCACGCCCGCTCCACCGCCGTGCCGCCGGTCGGCGCGCACGCCTGCTGTCCCTCGCCGCCGCCGCCGTCCTGGCCGGCGGCACCCTCGCGACCCTCGCCGGCGGAGCCGACGCCGCAGCGACGAACCTGCTCGCCAACCCAGGTCTGGAGAGCGGGGCGCTCAGCCCCTGGACCTGCTCCGCAGGCACCGGCTCGGTCGTCAACTCCGGCGCCCACAGCGGTACCTACGCACTGCGCGGCGCCGCCTCCAACAGCGACACCGCCCAGTGCTCGCAGACCGTCGCCGTCCAGCCGAACACCACCTACAGCCTCTCCGCCTGGGTCCAGGGCCAGTACGTCTACCTGGGCGCCACCGGATCAGGCGTCACCGATCCGGCGACCTGGACACCCGGCGGCAGCAGCTGGCAGCAGCTCAGCACCGGCTTCACCACCGGCGCGGCCACCACCAGCGTCACGGTGTACCTGCACGGCTGGTACGGCCTCGGCGCCTACCTCGCCGACGACGTGGTGCTGAGCGGCCCCGGCGGCACCACGAGCCCGTCCCCCACCGCCAGCACCTCGCCGAGCCCGTCCCCGACCACCAGTGCGAGCCCGACCGCGACGGCGAGCCCCACCGGCACCCAGACCCCGCCCAACGTGGCCGTCCCGGTGGCTCCTTACGTCGACATGGGCGCCTGGCCGACCCCCTCGCTCGGTGCCATGACGGGCGCCGGCAACCTGAAGTCCGTCACCCTGGCGTTCATCACCTCCGTCGGCTGCAAGGCCAGTTGGTTCAACGCCTACGACCCGCGGACGGGCTGGGCCAAGGACCAGATCGACGCCGTCCGGGCGGCCGGGGGCGACGTCAAGCTCTCCTTCGGCGGCGCGTCCGGAACCGAACTCGCCCAGGCCTGCTCGACGGTGGACTCGCTCTTCGCCGAGTACGACGCCGTGGTGAAGGCCTACAACCTCACGTACGTCGACTTCGACATCGAGGGCGCGGCCGTCCCGGACACCGCCGCCAACACCCGCCGGTCCGCCGCACTGGCCCGGCTCCAGCAGGCCCACCCCGGGCTCAAGGTCTCCTTCACCCTGCCCGTGCTGCCGGAGGGTCTGACCTCCGACGGCCTCGCGGTGGTGCAGTCCGCGCGGGACGCCGGTGTCGCGGTCGACCTGGTCAACGTCATGGCGATGGACTACAACCGGCCGTCCACCGACTACGGCACGGACGCGGTGCAGGCCGCCCAGTCCACCCACGACCAGTTGAAGGGCCTCTACCCGGCCAGGACGGACGCCCAGCTCTGGGCGATGACCGGCGTCACCCCGATGCTCGGCGAGAACGACGACCACGGCATCTACAACCAGGCCGATGCCCAGCAGTTGGTCGCCTTCGCCCAGCAGCACCACCTGGGCATGATCTCGTTCTGGGAGCTCGGCCGGGATGCCAACGCCTGCACCGGCGCGCTCTACAAGTGCACCAACGTGGCGCAGAGCCCGTACGAGTTCTCGAAGATCTTCGCGCAGTACAAGGGCTGA
- a CDS encoding SDR family oxidoreductase, whose amino-acid sequence MRLGSLDPAEVLETQLVNALAPALLCDRLLPLLLASPRPRRYIVNVSAVEGRFAVRNKTVRHPHTNMAKAALNMLTRTSASDLARQGVHMCAVDTGWITDENPAPVKARTAAAGFRPPLDVVDGAARIYDPIVRGEAGAPVSGVFLKDYCEAAW is encoded by the coding sequence GTGCGGCTCGGTTCGCTCGACCCGGCGGAGGTGCTGGAGACCCAGCTGGTCAACGCCCTCGCCCCGGCACTGCTCTGCGACCGCCTGCTGCCGCTGCTGCTCGCCTCACCGCGGCCCCGCCGCTACATCGTCAACGTCTCGGCCGTCGAGGGGCGGTTCGCCGTCCGCAACAAGACCGTCCGCCACCCGCACACCAACATGGCGAAGGCCGCGCTCAACATGCTCACCCGCACCAGCGCGTCCGACCTCGCCCGGCAGGGCGTGCACATGTGCGCCGTGGACACCGGGTGGATCACCGACGAGAACCCGGCCCCGGTCAAGGCGCGGACGGCGGCCGCCGGCTTCCGGCCCCCGCTGGACGTCGTCGACGGGGCGGCCCGCATCTACGACCCGATCGTGCGCGGCGAGGCCGGCGCCCCGGTCTCCGGGGTCTTCCTCAAGGACTACTGCGAGGCCGCCTGGTGA
- a CDS encoding NADP-dependent oxidoreductase — protein sequence MSTAITFSEYGQPEVLRPTEVEPPEPGPGQVRIRVRAASVNPLDMKIRSGLMAEVAPADFPVTPGLDAAGVVDAVGPGADAAVGDEVLGATVGGSYSEYALIEDPVTKPGALSWEVAASLVTVGRTAQRVLQQLGVQAGRALLVHGAAGSVGFIAVQLAVARGITVVGTVAERDLARVTALGATAVRYGDGWRERVEAAAPGGVDFVFDAAGAGVLADSVALTGDAGKVITIADMSARQHGVRFSAGGADRSGESLPELVELAAAGKLTVPVWRTYPWRRPPGPTRTWRPTATRARPSSCPDRRAAAPHHRRGRGSRRRTAGCAAGRAGPNGAGRHQAASQ from the coding sequence ATGTCCACTGCCATCACCTTCTCCGAGTACGGGCAGCCCGAGGTGCTGCGGCCGACCGAGGTCGAGCCGCCGGAGCCGGGGCCGGGCCAGGTCCGGATCCGGGTGCGGGCCGCCTCCGTCAACCCGCTCGACATGAAGATCCGCTCCGGCCTGATGGCCGAAGTCGCCCCCGCCGACTTCCCGGTGACCCCCGGTCTGGACGCGGCCGGCGTCGTCGACGCCGTCGGCCCGGGAGCCGACGCGGCCGTGGGCGACGAGGTCCTCGGCGCCACCGTCGGCGGCAGCTACAGCGAGTACGCCCTGATCGAGGACCCGGTGACCAAGCCCGGGGCCCTGTCCTGGGAGGTCGCCGCCTCCCTGGTCACGGTCGGCCGGACGGCGCAGCGCGTCCTGCAGCAGCTCGGCGTGCAGGCGGGGCGGGCCCTGCTCGTCCACGGCGCCGCCGGCAGCGTGGGCTTCATCGCGGTGCAGCTGGCGGTCGCCCGCGGCATCACCGTCGTCGGCACCGTCGCCGAGCGCGACCTGGCGCGGGTCACCGCCCTCGGTGCCACTGCCGTCCGTTACGGCGACGGCTGGCGGGAGCGGGTCGAGGCCGCCGCCCCGGGCGGCGTCGACTTCGTGTTCGACGCGGCCGGCGCCGGTGTGCTCGCCGACTCCGTCGCCCTGACCGGTGACGCGGGGAAGGTCATCACCATCGCGGACATGTCGGCCCGTCAGCACGGCGTCCGGTTCAGCGCCGGCGGCGCCGACCGGAGCGGCGAGTCCCTGCCGGAGCTGGTGGAGCTCGCCGCCGCCGGGAAGCTCACCGTGCCGGTCTGGCGCACCTACCCCTGGCGGAGGCCGCCCGGGCCCACGCGGACCTGGAGGCCCACCGCAACCAGGGCAAGGCCGTCCTCCTGCCCTGACCGCCGTGCGGCCGCCCCGCACCACCGACGTGGGCGGGGCAGCCGCCGGCGAACCGCCGGGTGCGCTGCGGGCCGGGCGGGCCCGAACGGCGCCGGCCGTCACCAGGCGGCCTCGCAGTAG
- a CDS encoding alkene reductase codes for MTTAFDPIVLGGRRLASRIAMAPMTRSRAFGPGAEPTELMATYYAQRAGAGLIVTEGIQPSPVGQGYPDTPGLHTPGQVAAWRTVTDAVHREGGAIFAQLMHTGRIGHPVLLPEGLAPVGPSAVPARGQVFTHEGPKDFVTPKELDEAEIRQTVADFADAARGAVEAGFDGVEIHGANGYLVHQFLAPNSNRRTDAWGGDVEGRIRFAVEVTTAVAEAIGGHRVGLRISPGNPYNDIAEDDPAEVYEALLERIAGLDLAYLHLLEGPDRDLTARLRTAWPGTFVLNPFTHPEATGPDALALVEDGVADMIAYGALFLANPDLPTRLAAGGPFNTPDPATFYGGDHRGYTDYPTLAV; via the coding sequence ATGACCACTGCTTTCGATCCGATCGTCCTGGGCGGCCGCCGTCTGGCCAGCCGCATCGCGATGGCGCCGATGACCCGCAGCCGCGCGTTCGGGCCGGGCGCGGAGCCGACCGAACTGATGGCGACGTACTACGCGCAGCGCGCCGGCGCCGGGCTGATCGTCACCGAGGGCATCCAGCCCTCGCCGGTCGGCCAGGGCTACCCCGACACCCCCGGGCTGCACACGCCCGGCCAGGTGGCGGCGTGGCGGACGGTGACCGACGCCGTGCACCGGGAGGGCGGGGCGATCTTCGCGCAGCTGATGCACACCGGCCGGATCGGCCATCCCGTCCTGCTGCCCGAGGGGCTGGCGCCGGTGGGGCCGTCGGCGGTGCCCGCCCGGGGCCAGGTGTTCACCCACGAGGGCCCGAAGGACTTCGTGACACCGAAGGAGCTGGACGAGGCGGAGATCCGGCAGACCGTCGCCGACTTCGCCGACGCGGCGAGGGGCGCCGTCGAGGCCGGGTTCGACGGCGTGGAGATCCACGGCGCCAACGGCTACCTCGTCCACCAGTTCCTCGCGCCCAACAGCAACCGCCGCACCGACGCCTGGGGCGGCGACGTCGAGGGCCGGATCCGCTTCGCCGTCGAGGTCACCACCGCCGTGGCAGAGGCGATCGGCGGCCACCGGGTGGGCCTGCGGATCTCGCCCGGCAACCCGTACAACGACATCGCCGAGGACGACCCGGCCGAGGTGTACGAGGCGCTGCTGGAGCGGATCGCGGGCCTGGACCTGGCCTACCTGCACCTGCTGGAGGGCCCGGACCGCGACCTGACCGCGCGGCTGCGCACGGCCTGGCCCGGCACGTTCGTCCTCAACCCCTTCACCCACCCCGAGGCCACCGGCCCCGACGCCCTGGCCCTGGTCGAGGACGGAGTCGCGGACATGATCGCCTACGGGGCGCTCTTCCTGGCCAACCCCGACCTGCCGACCCGCCTGGCCGCCGGTGGTCCGTTCAACACCCCGGACCCGGCCACCTTCTACGGCGGCGACCACCGCGGCTACACCGACTACCCCACCCTCGCCGTCTGA
- a CDS encoding NUDIX hydrolase encodes MTDTTDRTGERADLAARFPYLHAPQRWAWGGIDAQFSVELPPDELITNIHVVGFTEGRVVLCRDARGHWFLPGGTREADESVESCLVRELREEAGARLTGGPVWIGAHRAVTDSAEPYRPWQPHPVKAWLWGWAEVVVDSAPTNPDDGEQVVEVRAVTPQEAQHLLVRGREAWWGELISLALESHARQG; translated from the coding sequence ATGACGGACACCACGGACAGAACAGGGGAACGCGCGGACCTCGCGGCCCGGTTCCCGTACCTGCACGCCCCGCAGCGCTGGGCCTGGGGCGGTATCGACGCGCAGTTCTCGGTGGAGCTCCCGCCGGACGAACTGATCACCAACATCCACGTGGTGGGCTTCACCGAGGGCCGGGTGGTGCTCTGCCGCGACGCCCGCGGGCACTGGTTCCTGCCGGGCGGCACCCGGGAGGCCGACGAGTCCGTGGAGTCCTGCCTCGTCCGGGAGTTGCGCGAGGAGGCCGGCGCCCGGCTGACCGGCGGACCGGTCTGGATCGGCGCCCACCGGGCCGTCACCGACTCGGCGGAGCCGTACCGCCCGTGGCAGCCGCACCCGGTGAAGGCCTGGCTGTGGGGCTGGGCCGAGGTCGTGGTCGACTCCGCCCCCACCAACCCCGACGACGGCGAACAGGTCGTCGAGGTACGGGCGGTGACCCCGCAGGAGGCCCAGCACCTGCTCGTCCGCGGCCGCGAGGCCTGGTGGGGCGAGCTGATCTCGCTCGCGCTGGAGTCGCACGCGCGTCAGGGCTGA